From one Solanum lycopersicum chromosome 12, SLM_r2.1 genomic stretch:
- the LOC101245532 gene encoding gallate 1-beta-glucosyltransferase 84A24-like produces the protein MSSPSQNTKSSLVHVFLVSFHGQGNVNPFLRLAKRLASKGMLVTFCAPELVGKEMRAVNMNLIIDQPTPYGDGMIRFEFFEDGSSDQSIIEDFDLRMQMLEQTGRRNLTKILKKQDDEGRPVSCIVHNPFFPWVCEISESLGIPNALLWIQSCACFSIYYHYNFNLVPFPSELEPEKDVILPSMPVLKHDDLPTFLLKSSGFELVLKRIMLNQFNNLSKPFCVLVDSFQELEHEVVRHMSKICPIRTIGPLLFNDPEIVSHIRGDCTNIEEDCIEWLDSRPTSSVVYISFGSVAVPDQEQTDEIAFGLLNSGISFLWVMKPTPGYSVFQPVVLPDGFLSKVDGRGKIVKWCPQEQVLSHPSTAFFLTHCGWNSSMEAISSGVPIIAYPQWGDQATNAKYLVDVFKMGIRLSKDENGSKIIRREEIEKCLREATSDDSKVAEMIENARKWKKQAEEAVAERGSSAINIQAFVDELKNIHAKKQQENA, from the coding sequence TTCTCCATCACAAAACACAAAAAGTAGTCTTGTCCATGTCTTTCTTGTTTCATTTCATGGTCAAGGCAATGTTAACCCTTTTCTCAGACTAGCGAAACGCCTTGCTAGCAAGGGCATGTTGGTTACTTTCTGTGCACCCGAGCTCGTTGGCAAAGAGATGAGAGCTGTCAATATGAACTTGATCATCGATCAACCAACTCCTTACGGTGATGGTATGATCAGGTTTGAATTCTTCGAGGATGGATCCTCGGATCAATCCATTATTGAGGATTTTGACTTGAGGATGCAAATGCTTGAGCAAACCGGACGAAGGAACTTGACTAAGATCTTGAAGAAACAGGATGACGAAGGTCGTCCTGTTTCTTGTATAGTCCACAATCCATTTTTTCCATGGGTATGTGAAATTTCTGAGAGTCTTGGAATACCTAACGCGTTGTTATGGATTCAATCTTGTGCTTGTTTTTCGATATATTACCATTATAATTTCAATCTAGTACCATTTCCAAGTGAACTCGAACCTGAAAAGGATGTCATCCTACCTAGTATGCCTGTTTTGAAACACGATGATCTGCCTACGTTCCTACTCAAATCAAGTGGCTTCGAATTAGTGTTGAAACGGATTATGCTGAATCAATTCAACAACTTGTCCAAACCTTTTTGCGTACTCGTAGACTCATTTCAAGAACTTGAACATGAGGTGGTTAGGCATATGTCGAAAATTTGCCCCATTAGGACTATTGGTCCCTTGTTATTTAATGACCCTGAAATCGTTAGCCACATTCGCGGTGATTGCACAAATATCGAGGAGGATTGCATCGAGTGGCTTGACTCGAGGCCAACATCTTCAGTTGTTTACATTTCATTTGGTAGTGTTGCAGTTCCTGATCAAGAACAAACAGATGAGATCGCGTTTGGACTATTAAATTCGGGGATATCTTTCTTATGGGTGATGAAGCCAACCCCTGGCTATTCTGTTTTTCAGCCTGTTGTGTTACCTGATGGTTTTCTTTCGAAAGTCGATGGAAGGGGGAAAATAGTGAAATGGTGTCCACAAGAACAAGTCTTGTCTCACCCTTCTACCGCCTTTTTTCTGACACATTGTGGATGGAATTCATCGATGGAGGCAATTTCAAGTGGCGTCCCCATCATTGCTTACCCTCAATGGGGTGATCAAGCCACGAACGCAAAGTATTTGGTTGATGTATTCAAAATGGGGATAAGATTAAGCAAAGATGAGAACGGGAGCAAGATAATTCGGAGGGAAGAGATTGAGAAATGCTTGCGTGAAGCCACTAGTGATGATTCGAAGGTAGCAGAGATGATAGAAAATGCGCGTAAGTGGAAGAAACAAGCAGAGGAAGCAGTGGCAGAGCGCGGTTCCTCTGCTATCAATATCCAAGCATTTGTCGATGAGTTGAAAAATATCCATGCCAAGAAACAACAAGAAAACGCCTAG
- the LOC101266616 gene encoding protein PHLOEM PROTEIN 2-LIKE A5, translated as MSHTSSSKIQKYDVFLSFSGADVRKTFVSHLHNALIQVGINVFIDERIETGTSIPHELPKAIKESKFAIVIFSKSYAWSKWCLNELAEIIKCRKELDQIVIPIFYNVDPSDVSHQTQSFAEAFSKHEEKYEDEKIQRWRGALAKSGKIKGHHLQNYKTEADCIKEVVDRLLPVLQIDDDDDDDDVRAYIRGKDSKSPILIDGGKMSFSLDKKRKKCFMVAARGLEIEWGGTPEYWEWLSHVDSRFAEVAKLKRVCWLDIRGKIETQRLSKRTKYVVYIVFKLEHKWRGLETVNAVVRFVDSVSDVDAEQRARVVHFAGRGPRETLPFKRADGWMEIKMGDFFNDAGEDGDVDARLMETKKLNDKSGLIVQGMEFRPE; from the exons ATGTCACACACTTCTTCTTCCAAAATTCAAAAGTACGATGTTTTTCTGAGTTTTAGTGGTGCAGATGTACGTAAAACATTTGTGAGTCATCTCCATAACGCGTTAATACAAGTAGGAATTAACGTTTTCATAGATGAACGTATAGAAACCGGAACATCAATTCCTCACGAACTACCAAAAGCCATAAAAGAGTCTAAATTTGCTATTGTGATATTTTCTAAAAGCTATGCATGGTCAAAATGGTGTTTAAACGAGCTTGCAGAGATCATTAAGTGTCGAAAGGAATTGGACCAAATTGTAATTCCTATTTTCTATAACGTAGATCCATCAGATGTAAGCCATCAAACTCAATCTTTTGCTGAGGCTTTTTCCAAACACGAGGAAAAATATGAAGACGAAAAGATTCAAAGATGGAGGGGTGCATTAGCGAAGTCTGGGAAAATAAAAGGGCACCATTTGCAAAATTACAA GACTGAGGCAGATTGCATTAAAGAGGTTGTTGACAGACTATTGCCAGTATTGCAAattgacgatgatgatgatgatgatgatgttcgTGCCTACATACGGGGCAAGGACAGTAAATCTCCGATTCTTATCGATGGAGGCAAAAtg AGTTTTTCGCTGGATAAGAAGAGGAAGAAATGTTTTATGGTAGCAGCAAGGGGACTTGAAATCGAATGGGGTGGTACACCAGAGTATTGGGAATGGTTATCTCATGTGGACTCAAG attCGCGGAAGTGGCTAAACTCAAGAGGGTTTGTTGGCTTGATATTCGAGGCAAAATTGAAACTCAAAGACTGTCGAAGAGAACCAAATACGTTGTTTATATAGTGTTCAAATTGGAACATAAATGGCGTGGCCTTGAAACTGTTAATGCAGTCGTTAGATTTGTTGATTCTGTGAGTGACGTTGACGCAGAGCAACGAGCTAGGGTTGTGCATTTTGCAGGACGAGGACCTAGAGAAACGCTACCCTTCAAAAGAGCTGATGGATGGATGGAAATAAAAATGGGAGACTTTTTCAATGATGCAGGAGAAGACGGAGATGTTGATGCGCGGTTAATGGAAACTAAGAAACTCAATGATAAAAGTGGTCTCATTGTTCAAGGAATGGAGTTTCGTCCCgaatga
- the LOC101245240 gene encoding protein PHLOEM PROTEIN 2-LIKE A5, which translates to MSHASSSKIQKYDAFLSFRGVDIRKTFVSHLYNALVQRGINVFKDDERLETGKSISDELLKAIEESKFAIVIFSESYASSKWCLNELAHIIKCRKELDLTLIPIFFDVNPSDVSHQTQSFAESFSKHEEQYKDDMEKIHRWRDAFAVSGEIKGHHLQNYQDEADCIKKVVDELMTSLHIKSDDEDDDDAGDRGIDSKSTILIEGGKMSFSRIKKTGKKCFMIAARGLDIEWSNTPDYWEWLPHSESRFGEVAKLKWVCWLDIRGKIETQRLSKRTKYVAYLVFKLEDKFHGLETVKAVVRFVDFMSVKEAEQRASVVHFSGRGAKETLPVKRGDGWMELKMGDFFNDAGEDGDVDARLMETEQLEAKGGLIVQGMEFRPE; encoded by the exons ATGTCACACGCTTCTTCTTCCAAAATTCAAAAGTACGATGCTTTTCTGAGTTTTAGAGGTGTAGATATACGTAAAACATTTGTGAGTCATCTCTATAACGCTTTAGTACAAAGAGGAATTAATGTTTTCAAAGACGATGAACGTTTAGAAACTGGAAAATCAATTTCTGATGAACTACTAAAAGCCATAGAAGAGTCTAAATTTGCTATTGTGATATTTTCTGAAAGCTATGCATCGTCAAAATGGTGTTTAAACGAGCTTGCACACATCATAAAGTGTCGAAAGGAATTGGACCTAACCTTAATTCCTATTTTCTTTGATGTAAATCCATCAGATGTAAGCCATCAAACTCAATCTTTTGCTGAGTCTTTTTCCAAACATGAGGAACAATATAAAGATGATATGGAGAAAATTCACAGATGGAGGGATGCATTTGCAGTGTCTGGGGAAATAAAAGGGCACCATTTGCAAAATTACCA GGATGAGGCGGATTGCATCAAAAAGGTTGTTGACGAACTAATGACATCATTACATATTAAATCTGATGATGAAGACGACGACGACGCTGGCGATCGGGGCATAGATTCTAAATCTACAATTCTTATTGAAGGAGGAAAAATG AGTTTTTCACGAATTAAGAAGACGGGAAAGAAATGTTTCATGATAGCAGCTAGAGGACTTGATATTGAATGGAGTAATACACCAGACTATTGGGAATGGTTACCTCACTCTGAGTCCAG ATTTGGGGAAGTGGCTAAACTCAAGTGGGTTTGTTGGCTTGATATTCGAGGCAAAATTGAAACTCAAAGACTATCAAAAAGAACCAAATATGTTGCTTATCTAGTGTTCAAATTGGAAGATAAATTCCATGGCCTTGAAACTGTTAAAGCAGTTGTTAGATTTGTTGATTTTATGAGTGTAAAGGAAGCGGAACAACGAGCTAGTGTTGTACATTTTTCAGGACGAGGAGCTAAAGAGACACTACCCGTCAAAAGAGGTGATGGATGGATGGAATTAAAAATGGGAGACTTTTTCAATGATGCAGGAGAAGACGGAGATGTTGATGCTCGATTAATGGAGACTGAGCAACTCGAAGCAAAAGGTGGACTCATTGTTCAAGGAATGGAGTTTCGTCCAgaatga
- the LOC101266319 gene encoding probable disease resistance RPP8-like protein 2, giving the protein MKFLGIYSNSNKSFKVKTPKSSCIVYFLNTNKKKMYDSSLFGLLQMLYDTLKNEAKFLSNVSNQIQDIRAEINRIQCFLQDADANKPEYETVRNWIADIREVAYDVENILEKYMHKVVLRRDRSLWKENINLHNIGLETKDVMSRIDNIKRCMKTYVDTGIRAICQGDTSSERSQWLTRSYSHLVDEDFVGLVEEVNKLVDELIDDEFYVVFAICGMGGLGKTTLARKAYRHVDVQSHFQAFAWASISRQWQARDVLMSILTKLEPENRTRINMMMDDELVKALYNVQQRKKCLIVLDDIWSTNFWNSVKHAFPKGKGSRSKILLTTRKKDVCTHIDPTCFLFEPRCLDAEESWKLLHKKAFPRVNTPDLKIDLELERLGKEMVSKCGGLPLAIIVLAGLLARRPKIDEWRRTCQNLNLHMSGESFEQDGGIHGVLALSYYDLPYQLKPCFLYLGIFPEDQKISARRLYQLWAAEGIISLEGNRGEETAMMEIGERYLHELAQRYMVQVQLEETTGRIKSCRFHDLMRDTCLSKAKEENFLKTVSPQHLHQSMHCSTSATATSTRTVRRLSITVDNEVQNYFSTDDKSFQHVRAAFFFPRQTGREGTEYPLPLFQGLCNNFSMLRVLHLEKFTFEEILPKAIGNLVYLRYLSLRHSHFQKLSSSVGNLKYLQTLDLRVNFFSYLTLPNTIQKLKNLRNLYLPPSHQHTYKLDLSPLSHLEILKNFDTQVSPFRDIFKLTKLQKLSAVLSLDSDEMEEMIKHLTLRSGRLRETSFRIYYRFHSEKEVNILKLLLGCHHLRKLDLIGHITKLPEHHSFSQSLTKLTLRKSGLEEDPMVILQKLPKLFTLSLRGNAFIGKEMCCSPQGFPLLKTLKLQGLLNLESWRVETGALPNLVHLEIDECKKLEMVPEGLIYLSKIQEVMIINMPDNFQKRLQEVQREEYYKVQFRKSFDTKKISKIKFNMRISGPMFGGLLQTIYPSTVPKEWKML; this is encoded by the exons ATGAAATTTCTAGGAATCTATTCTAATTCAAACAAAAGCTTcaaagttaaaacgcctaaaTCTTCCTGTATAGTCTATTTTCtcaacacaaacaaaaaaaaaatgtatgataGTTCTCTCTTTGGTCTCTTGCAAATGCTATATGATACACTAAAGAACGAGGCGAAATTCCTATCAAATGTAAGCAATCAAATTCAAGATATTCGTGCTGAAATaaatcgaatacaatgcttctTACAAGATGCAGATGCTAACAAACCTGAGTATGAGACAGTTCGTAACTGGATTGCAGATATCAGAGAAGTTGCTTACGATGTAGAGAATATCCTCGAGAAGTATATGCATAAGGTCGTATTGAGGAGGGATCGATCGTTGTGGAAGGAGAATATAAATTTACATAACATAGGCCTGGAGACAAAAGATGTTATGTCAAGAATTGATAACATAAAAAGATGTATGAAAACTTATGTTGATACAGGTATAAGAGCTATATGTCAAGGGGATACCTCGTCGGAGAGAAGTCAATGGTTAACGAGGTCTTACTCTCATCTTGTTGACGAAGACTTTGTTGGATTAGTAGAAGAGGTGAATAAGTTGGTTGATGAGTTGATCGATGATGAGTTTTATGTAGTTTTCGCGATATGTGGAATGGGAGGTCTTGGTAAAACAACACTTGCTCGGAAGGCATATCGTCATGTTGATGTACAAAGTCATTTCCAGGCTTTCGCGTGGGCTAGTATCTCGAGACAATGGCAAGCAAGAGATGTGCTGATGAGCATCCTCACGAAACTTGAACCTGAAAACAGAacaaggattaatatgatgatgGATGATGAGCTTGTAAAAGCACTTTACAATGTTCAACAGAGGAAAAAATGCCTTATTGTGCTTGATGATATCTGGTCAACAAATTTCTGGAATAGCGTAAAACATGCTTTTCCGAAGGGGAAAGGGAGTCGAAGCAAGATTTTGCTTACAACGCGCAAGAAGGACGTGTGTACACACATAGATCCAACTTGTTTCTTGTTTGAACCAAGATGTTTGGATGCTGAGGAGAGTTGGAAGTTACTTCATAAGAAAGCATTCCCCAGAGTAAACACTCCAG ATTTAAAGATTGATTTGGAGTTGGAGAGGCTTGGAAAGGAAATGGTCAGTAAATGCGGAGGCTTGCCTTTAGCGATAATTGTGCTTGCTGGACTCTTGGCTAGAAGACCTAAAATCGATGAGTGGAGAAGGACCTGCCAGAACCTTAACTTACACATGAGTGGTGAAAGTTTTGAACAAGATGGAGGAATTCACGGTGTCCTTGCTTTGAGTTACTACGACTTACCTTATCAGCTGAAACCGTGTTTTTTGTACTTGGGAATTTTTCCTGAGGATCAAAAGATTTCTGCGCGGAGATTGTATCAGCTATGGGCTGCTGAAGGTATCATATCATTGGAAGGTAACCGAGGAGAGGAAACAGCAATGATGGAGATAGGGGAACGTTATCTGCACGAGTTAGCTCAAAGGTACATGGTTCAGGTTCAACTAGAGGAAACAACGGGAAGGATCAAATCTTGTCGATTTCATGATCTCATGAGAGATACATGTTTGTCGAAAGCAAAGGAGGAAAACTTTCTCAAGACAGTTTCTCCTCAGCATTTGCATCAATCGATGCACTGCTCTACTTCAGCTACAGCAACATCAACACGTACTGTACGTAGACTGTCCATCACAGTAGACAATGAAGTTCAAAACTATTTCTCTACGGACGATAAGTCATTTCAGCATGTGAGAGCAGCTTTCTTCTTTCCAAGACAGACAGGACGCGAAGGCACAGAATATCCCCTGCCTTTATTCCAAGGTCTGTGCAATAACTTCTCGATGTTGAGAGTTTTGCATCTCGAGAAGTTCACTTTTGAGGAAATTTTACCAAAAGCAATTGGTAATTTAGTGTACTTGAGATACCTGAGCTTAAGACATTCACACTTTCAAAAACTTTCGTCGTCTGTAGGTAATCTTAAGTACCTACAGACACTTGATTTGAGGGTGAATTTCTTCTCGTACTTAACTTTACCGAATACCATACAGAAGTTGAAAAACTTGAGGAATTTATATCTTCCTCCTTCACATCAACACACGTATAAGTTAGACCTGAGTCCGTTAAGCCACTTGGAAATACTGAAGAACTTCGATACACAAGTTTCTCCTTTTCGAGATATCTTCAAGTTGACAAAACTTCAGAAACTATCAGCTGTTCTCTCATTGGATTCGGACGAGATGGAAGAGATGATCAAACACCTCACCCTCAGATCAGGTAGACTCAGGGAGACATCTTTTCGCATTTACTACAGATTTCATTCAGAAAAAGAGGTAAACATTCTGAAGTTACTGTTAGGTTGTCACCATCTCCGGAAGCTAGATTTAATCGGACACATCACTAAGCTACCGGAACACCACTCGTTTTCACAAAGCCTCACTAAGTTAACATTGAGAAAGAGTGGACTTGAAGAAGACCCTATGGTCATTCTTCAAAAGCTTCCTAAGCTATTCACCTTGTCGTTACGTGGAAACGCGTTTATTGGAAAGGAAATGTGTTGTTCTCCACAAGGATTTCCACTTCTCAAAACTCTTAAACTCCAAGGGCTACTAAATTTAGAAAGCTGGAGGGTGGAGACAGGGGCACTGCCTAATCTAGTTCATCTAGAAATCGACGAGTGCAAGAAATTGGAGATGGTTCCGGAAGGATTGATATATCTAAGTAAAATACAGGAGGTAATGATTATAAACATGCCAGACAACTTCCAAAAGAGGCTGCAAGAGGTTCAAAGGGAAGAATATTACAAAGTTCAGTTCAGGAAAAGTTTCGACACAAAGAAGATTTCGAAGATCAAATTCAATATGCGAATATCAG GACCAATGTTTGGCGGATTATTGCAGACCATTTATCCATCAACAGTACCAAAGGAATGGAAGATGTTATAA